A stretch of the Gemmatimonadaceae bacterium genome encodes the following:
- a CDS encoding alpha/beta hydrolase has product MRTARRIGPLSIAPFVLLLAGQLPGQRPGAPPVDLPLYTGVLPGAPRSTQPEVFTPATAADPIAIVRHVQEPSVRVFLPPRARANGSAIVIYPGGGYGVLAIEHEGWQEARWLNRHGIAAIVVKYRVSDRETAAYGFPVPLLDARQALRLTRANAAAWNIDAHRIGVMGFSAGGHLASMMLTLADEVLPGERRDGVGAVSATPDFGVLVYPVISMHEPWGHRGSADNLLPTLAVPQRARYSTNLRVTDSTPPTILIATQDDDAVPPQNAIAFHQAMIAHHVPGELHIWEKGGHGFGMLDGRPPVARAWLPVTLAWLAGRGLLANR; this is encoded by the coding sequence ATGCGCACTGCACGACGGATCGGGCCGCTTTCAATCGCACCCTTCGTGCTGCTGCTGGCGGGGCAGCTCCCGGGCCAGCGTCCCGGTGCGCCACCCGTCGACCTCCCGCTCTACACGGGTGTGCTGCCGGGGGCACCGCGGTCGACGCAGCCGGAGGTGTTCACGCCCGCCACCGCCGCCGATCCCATCGCCATCGTCCGGCACGTGCAGGAGCCCTCGGTGCGCGTCTTCCTGCCGCCGCGCGCCCGTGCCAACGGCAGCGCGATCGTGATCTATCCCGGCGGCGGGTACGGCGTGCTCGCCATCGAGCACGAGGGGTGGCAGGAGGCGCGGTGGCTCAACCGGCACGGCATCGCGGCGATCGTGGTCAAGTACCGCGTGTCGGATCGCGAGACGGCGGCCTACGGATTCCCCGTGCCACTGCTCGACGCGCGCCAGGCGCTTCGCCTCACCCGTGCCAACGCGGCCGCGTGGAACATCGACGCCCATCGCATCGGCGTGATGGGGTTCTCCGCCGGCGGGCACCTCGCGAGCATGATGCTGACCCTCGCCGACGAGGTGCTGCCGGGTGAGCGGCGCGACGGTGTTGGCGCCGTGAGCGCAACCCCGGACTTCGGCGTGCTCGTGTATCCCGTCATCAGCATGCACGAACCGTGGGGACACCGCGGCTCCGCCGACAACCTCCTCCCCACCCTCGCCGTGCCGCAGCGCGCGCGCTACTCCACCAACCTGCGCGTCACCGACTCCACCCCGCCCACCATCCTCATCGCCACCCAGGATGACGACGCGGTGCCTCCGCAGAACGCCATCGCCTTCCACCAGGCGATGATCGCGCACCACGTACCCGGCGAGCTGCACATCTGGGAGAAGGGCGGCCACGGCTTCGGCATGCTCGACGGCCGGCCACCGGTTGCCCGGGCGTGGCTGCCGGTGACGCTGGCCTGGCTCGCCGGCCGCGGCCTTCTCGCCAACCGCTGA